From Apteryx mantelli isolate bAptMan1 chromosome 14, bAptMan1.hap1, whole genome shotgun sequence, the proteins below share one genomic window:
- the PHYKPL gene encoding 5-phosphohydroxy-L-lysine phospho-lyase isoform X2: protein MRRAQRSRQETLALRRQLIGSSCKLFFSDDPVKIVKAKGQYMYDEKGRQYLDCINNVAHVGHCHPDIVKAAHEQNQLLNTNSRYLHDNVVDYAERLSKTLPEKLCTFYFLNSGSEANDLALRMARQYTKHEDVIVLDQSELCDRDLYKSKDQVMKDIHKNWLKMKSLEIVNAIIVTFCMCSNITCYMFQIAAFFVESLPSVGGQIIPPAGYFQKVAEHVHKAGGIFIADEIQVGFGRVGKHFWAFQLQGEDFVPDIVTMGKPIGNGHPIACVATTKEIAEAFAATGVEYFNTFGGNPVSCAVGLAVLDVIEKEHLQAHATEVGNFLMNLLNQQKIKHPIIGDVRGTGLFIGVDLIKDQAERTPATAAAEYLITRLKEEYILLSTDGPGRNVLKFKPPMCFSMEDAKFVVDAIDNILTDMEKQCLSQ from the exons ATGAGGCGGGCGCAGCGCTCCCGGCAGGAGACCCTGGCCCTGCGGAGGCAGCTCATCGG CTCTTCTTGCAAGCTCTTTTTTTCTGATGATCCAGTGAAGATTGTCAAGGCAAAAGGCCAGTATATGTATGATGAGAAGGGAAGGCAGTATCTTGACTGCATTAACAATGTTGCTCATG TTGGACACTGTCACCCTGATATAGTAAAAGCAGCCCATGAACAAAATCAATTGTTAAATACAAATTCTCGTTATCTTCATGACAACGTGGTCGATTATGCAGAGAGACTTTCAAAAACACTACCTGAGAAGTTGTGCACCTTCTATTTTTTGAATTCTGG ATCCGAAGCTAACGATCTTGCCTTAAGAATGGCGCGACAGTATACAAAACACGAGGATGTAATAGTTTTAGACCA AAGTGAGCTATGCGACAGAGACTTGTACAAAAGCAAAGATCAAGTAATGAAGGATATTCACAAGAACTGGCTAAAGATGAAGAGCTTGGAAATTGTTAATGCAATTATAGTGACTTTCTGTATGTGTTCAAACATTACATGTTACATGTTTCAGATTGCTGCCTTTTTTGTCGAATCTCTGCCAAGTGTTGGTGGTCAAATCATTCCACCAGCTGGCTACTTTCAGAAGGTTGCAGA GCACGTGCACAAGGCAGGAGGTATATTTATTGCTGATGAAATTCAAGTTGGCTTTGGCAGGGTTGGCAAACACTTCTGGGCATTCCAGCTTCAGGGAGAAGATTTTGTACCTGATATCGTCACTATGGGGAAACCAATAGGAAATGGGCACCCTATTGCCTGTGtagcaacaacaaaagaaattGCAGAAGCATTTGCAGccacaggagtggaatattttaATACC TTTGGAGGAAACCCAGTTTCATGTGCCGTTGGACTAGCTGTGTTAGATGTGATTGAGAAAGAACATCTTCAAGCTCATGCCACAGAAGTAGGCAACTTCTTGATGAACTTACTCAATCAGCAGAAAATCAAGCATCCCATCATCGGTGATGTCAG gggTACTGGCTTGTTCATTGGTGTGGACTTAATTAAGGACCAAGCAGAAAGGAccccagccacagcagcagcagagtatCTGATAACAAG GCTTAAGGAAGAATATATTCTACTGAGTACAGATGGGCCAGGAAGAAATGTGCTTAAATTCAAGCCCCCAATGTGCTTCAGTATGGAGGATGCAAAATTTGTTGTGGACGCCATTGACAACATACTAACAG ATATGGAAAAGCAATGCCTGAGCCAATAG
- the PHYKPL gene encoding 5-phosphohydroxy-L-lysine phospho-lyase isoform X1, translated as MRRAQRSRQETLALRRQLIGSSCKLFFSDDPVKIVKAKGQYMYDEKGRQYLDCINNVAHVGHCHPDIVKAAHEQNQLLNTNSRYLHDNVVDYAERLSKTLPEKLCTFYFLNSGSEANDLALRMARQYTKHEDVIVLDHAYHGHLTSLIDISPYKFRNLEGQKEWVHVAPVPDTYRGIYREDHEDSVTAYANEVRNIIDQAHKRGRKIAAFFVESLPSVGGQIIPPAGYFQKVAEHVHKAGGIFIADEIQVGFGRVGKHFWAFQLQGEDFVPDIVTMGKPIGNGHPIACVATTKEIAEAFAATGVEYFNTFGGNPVSCAVGLAVLDVIEKEHLQAHATEVGNFLMNLLNQQKIKHPIIGDVRGTGLFIGVDLIKDQAERTPATAAAEYLITRLKEEYILLSTDGPGRNVLKFKPPMCFSMEDAKFVVDAIDNILTDMEKQCLSQ; from the exons ATGAGGCGGGCGCAGCGCTCCCGGCAGGAGACCCTGGCCCTGCGGAGGCAGCTCATCGG CTCTTCTTGCAAGCTCTTTTTTTCTGATGATCCAGTGAAGATTGTCAAGGCAAAAGGCCAGTATATGTATGATGAGAAGGGAAGGCAGTATCTTGACTGCATTAACAATGTTGCTCATG TTGGACACTGTCACCCTGATATAGTAAAAGCAGCCCATGAACAAAATCAATTGTTAAATACAAATTCTCGTTATCTTCATGACAACGTGGTCGATTATGCAGAGAGACTTTCAAAAACACTACCTGAGAAGTTGTGCACCTTCTATTTTTTGAATTCTGG ATCCGAAGCTAACGATCTTGCCTTAAGAATGGCGCGACAGTATACAAAACACGAGGATGTAATAGTTTTAGACCA TGCTTACCATGGACATCTGACATCCTTGATTGACATAAGCCCATATAAATTCAGAAATCTAGAAGGACAAAAGGAATGGGTCCACGTG GCTCCTGTTCCAGACACATACAGGGGAATATACAGAGAAGACCATGAAGATTCAGTAACAGCCTATGCCAATGAAGTGAGAAATATCATTGACCAAGCACACAAGAGAGGCAGAAAG ATTGCTGCCTTTTTTGTCGAATCTCTGCCAAGTGTTGGTGGTCAAATCATTCCACCAGCTGGCTACTTTCAGAAGGTTGCAGA GCACGTGCACAAGGCAGGAGGTATATTTATTGCTGATGAAATTCAAGTTGGCTTTGGCAGGGTTGGCAAACACTTCTGGGCATTCCAGCTTCAGGGAGAAGATTTTGTACCTGATATCGTCACTATGGGGAAACCAATAGGAAATGGGCACCCTATTGCCTGTGtagcaacaacaaaagaaattGCAGAAGCATTTGCAGccacaggagtggaatattttaATACC TTTGGAGGAAACCCAGTTTCATGTGCCGTTGGACTAGCTGTGTTAGATGTGATTGAGAAAGAACATCTTCAAGCTCATGCCACAGAAGTAGGCAACTTCTTGATGAACTTACTCAATCAGCAGAAAATCAAGCATCCCATCATCGGTGATGTCAG gggTACTGGCTTGTTCATTGGTGTGGACTTAATTAAGGACCAAGCAGAAAGGAccccagccacagcagcagcagagtatCTGATAACAAG GCTTAAGGAAGAATATATTCTACTGAGTACAGATGGGCCAGGAAGAAATGTGCTTAAATTCAAGCCCCCAATGTGCTTCAGTATGGAGGATGCAAAATTTGTTGTGGACGCCATTGACAACATACTAACAG ATATGGAAAAGCAATGCCTGAGCCAATAG